From a region of the Gordonia sp. PP30 genome:
- a CDS encoding NUDIX domain-containing protein translates to MKTVVAASAVLVDDDGRVLLVKRGHEPEKGHWSVPGGRVEPGETPAQAAVREVREETGLDVRVGDELWTAIVPFGDDSRYEVHDFAATVLGGELRSGDDADDARWVAPDQLETLPLSTGLLGYLRGAGIIPPEG, encoded by the coding sequence GTGAAGACCGTGGTGGCGGCGAGCGCCGTCCTGGTCGACGACGACGGCCGCGTCCTGCTGGTCAAGCGCGGGCACGAACCAGAGAAGGGCCACTGGTCGGTGCCCGGTGGCCGTGTGGAACCCGGTGAGACGCCCGCGCAGGCCGCGGTCCGGGAGGTCCGCGAGGAGACCGGTCTGGACGTCCGGGTCGGCGACGAGCTGTGGACGGCCATCGTGCCGTTCGGCGACGACAGCCGGTACGAGGTCCACGACTTCGCCGCCACCGTGCTCGGCGGGGAACTGCGCAGCGGCGACGACGCCGACGACGCCCGCTGGGTGGCGCCGGACCAGCTCGAGACGCTGCCCCTGTCCACCGGACTGCTCGGCTACCTCCGCGGCGCCGGGATCATCCCGCCGGAGGGATGA
- a CDS encoding DUF488 domain-containing protein gives MTATPIVRIRRIYDEPDPDDGARVLVDRLWPRGVSKDRAHLDEWCKTVAPSTELRKWYGHDPAKFDEFRARYTAELDAGGEQSVALAQLRKLAAAGPLTLLTATKEPGISEAAVLRRLLTGGTSSTA, from the coding sequence ATGACCGCGACCCCGATCGTCCGGATCCGCCGGATCTACGACGAGCCCGATCCCGATGACGGCGCGCGTGTGCTGGTCGACCGTCTGTGGCCGCGCGGCGTCAGCAAGGACCGCGCCCATCTCGACGAGTGGTGCAAGACCGTGGCGCCGTCGACCGAATTGCGCAAATGGTACGGGCACGACCCGGCGAAATTCGACGAGTTCCGGGCCCGCTACACCGCCGAGCTGGACGCCGGCGGCGAGCAGTCGGTGGCGCTCGCCCAGCTGCGCAAGTTGGCCGCGGCCGGTCCGTTGACCCTGCTGACCGCCACCAAGGAGCCCGGGATCAGCGAAGCCGCGGTGTTGCGGCGACTCCTCACCGGAGGCACCTCATCGACGGCGTGA
- a CDS encoding ATP-dependent DNA ligase, translating into MIEGPVATSLGELVDAAARTAATRSRTVKIEVLAGLLSRLAEAEIPVAVGLLLGSPVQGRLGVGWRSVAGVRPAPAAASSLTLGDVDAAFTRLAGAAGAGSTTVRRETLSGLLGRATAGEQDFLVRVITGEVRTGALAGVLTDAAAVAAGQRKDLLRRAAMLSGDLGTTAARALAGDDLSTIGLTPGIPVAPMLAASAPDVAEALAVTGPASVEHKLDGARLQVHRVGGEVRAFTRSLAEVTERVPEVVELVAGFPGGDLVLDGETLTLDADGRARPFQDTMSRFGGTVDAALSVSFFDVLYADGRSLIDEPLRVRREVLASIAGPEVIGGGLAAPGEGAGHLLDEALAAGHEGVMVKSLDAPYAAGRRGAHWIKVKPVYTYDLVVLAVERGSGRRTGWLSNLHLGARDPDGRFGEPGGFVMVGKTFKGLTDETLRWQTEFFPTIATGDDGYVLHVDPVVVVEIAIDGVQRSTRYPGGVALRFARVKRYRIGDDAKPAADADTIDTLRALLRE; encoded by the coding sequence ATGATCGAGGGGCCGGTGGCGACGTCGCTCGGGGAGCTCGTGGACGCCGCCGCGCGGACCGCCGCGACCCGGTCCCGGACGGTGAAGATCGAGGTGCTGGCCGGGCTGTTGTCGCGGCTCGCCGAGGCCGAGATCCCGGTCGCCGTGGGCCTGCTGCTCGGCAGCCCGGTGCAGGGCCGGCTCGGTGTCGGATGGCGCAGCGTGGCCGGCGTCCGGCCCGCTCCGGCCGCCGCATCGTCGCTGACGCTCGGCGACGTCGACGCCGCGTTCACCCGGCTCGCCGGCGCGGCCGGCGCCGGATCCACGACGGTCCGCCGCGAGACCCTAAGCGGACTGCTCGGCCGGGCGACCGCCGGCGAACAGGACTTCCTGGTCCGGGTGATCACCGGGGAGGTCCGGACCGGCGCGCTCGCCGGGGTCCTCACCGATGCGGCGGCGGTGGCCGCCGGGCAGCGCAAGGACCTCCTGCGCCGCGCCGCCATGCTGTCCGGCGACCTCGGCACGACCGCCGCGCGGGCCCTCGCCGGGGACGACCTGAGCACCATCGGCCTGACACCCGGCATCCCGGTCGCACCGATGCTGGCCGCGTCGGCGCCGGATGTGGCGGAGGCCCTCGCGGTCACCGGGCCCGCGTCGGTCGAGCACAAGCTCGACGGCGCCCGCCTGCAAGTGCATCGCGTCGGCGGTGAGGTGCGCGCGTTCACGCGCAGTCTGGCGGAGGTGACCGAGCGCGTCCCGGAGGTCGTCGAGTTGGTCGCCGGCTTCCCCGGCGGTGACCTGGTCCTCGACGGGGAGACGCTGACGCTCGACGCCGACGGCCGGGCGCGGCCGTTCCAGGATACCATGAGCCGGTTCGGCGGCACCGTCGACGCCGCCCTCTCGGTCTCGTTCTTCGACGTCCTCTACGCAGACGGGCGCAGCCTGATCGACGAACCGCTGCGCGTCCGGCGCGAGGTGCTCGCCTCGATCGCCGGTCCCGAGGTGATCGGCGGCGGCCTCGCCGCGCCGGGCGAGGGCGCGGGCCACCTGCTCGACGAGGCACTCGCCGCCGGACACGAAGGGGTGATGGTCAAGTCGCTCGATGCGCCCTACGCGGCCGGGCGGCGCGGCGCCCACTGGATCAAGGTGAAGCCGGTCTACACCTACGACCTGGTGGTGCTCGCCGTCGAACGCGGTTCCGGCCGCCGCACCGGCTGGCTGTCGAACCTGCACCTCGGGGCGCGCGACCCCGACGGGCGCTTCGGTGAGCCGGGCGGCTTCGTCATGGTCGGCAAGACGTTCAAGGGCCTCACCGACGAGACCCTGCGCTGGCAGACCGAGTTCTTCCCGACCATCGCCACCGGCGACGACGGCTACGTGCTGCACGTCGACCCGGTCGTCGTGGTCGAGATCGCCATCGACGGCGTGCAGCGCTCCACGCGCTATCCGGGCGGCGTGGCGCTGCGGTTCGCGCGCGTCAAGCGCTACCGCATCGGCGACGACGCCAAACCCGCCGCCGACGCCGACACCATCGACACCCTCCGCGCGCTGCTGCGCGAGTGA
- a CDS encoding ATP-binding cassette domain-containing protein — protein sequence MSTDSLSSAPPAPVLEFDAVDFVRSGRPILREVSFTVRAGEHWALIGPNGAGKSTILSICGATAHPTRGTATVLGHRLGTVDLRALKHSIGHVNPRHPLSSPLTVFEVVLTGETGSNDLVPRWSPEPAVLARAEELITALGLRPIRDAVWPNLSQGERGRALIARALLPDPEILLLDEPTTGLDVAARERFLRTVDDLHHTHPDLATVLVTHHLEELPVSTTHAMLIGDGRLLAAGDAADVLTTENVSAAFDYPIEISRHDGRWQARAV from the coding sequence GTGAGCACCGATTCCCTTTCTTCCGCTCCGCCCGCACCGGTCCTCGAGTTCGACGCCGTCGACTTCGTGCGGAGCGGCCGGCCGATTCTCCGCGAGGTGTCGTTCACGGTGCGCGCCGGTGAGCACTGGGCGCTGATCGGCCCGAACGGCGCGGGCAAGAGCACCATCCTGAGTATCTGCGGCGCGACCGCGCACCCGACCCGCGGCACGGCGACGGTGCTCGGGCATCGGCTCGGCACCGTCGACCTCCGCGCGCTGAAGCACTCGATCGGCCACGTGAATCCGCGGCACCCGTTGTCGTCGCCGCTGACGGTGTTCGAGGTGGTACTGACCGGGGAGACGGGCAGCAACGACCTGGTCCCCCGCTGGTCGCCCGAACCTGCGGTCCTCGCCCGCGCCGAGGAACTGATCACCGCGCTCGGGCTGCGCCCGATCCGCGACGCGGTGTGGCCGAACCTCTCGCAGGGCGAGCGCGGCCGGGCGCTGATCGCCCGCGCGCTGCTCCCCGACCCGGAGATCCTGCTGCTCGACGAGCCCACCACCGGGCTCGACGTCGCCGCCCGCGAGCGTTTCCTGCGCACGGTCGACGACCTGCACCACACCCACCCGGACCTCGCGACCGTGCTGGTGACGCATCATCTGGAGGAACTGCCGGTCAGCACGACGCACGCGATGCTGATCGGCGACGGCCGGCTGCTCGCGGCCGGCGACGCCGCCGACGTCCTCACCACCGAGAACGTCAGCGCCGCCTTCGACTACCCGATCGAGATCTCCCGGCACGACGGCCGCTGGCAGGCCCGCGCGGTCTGA
- a CDS encoding M15 family metallopeptidase codes for MRAMLHGRRAAFALFTALAVAGTAVSVPSAAEAAPPKAGANVLGIPLAPGTAGLTPRLAVGYSLAANDAHAAGVPLYINSGKRSRAEQERLWRDGLRTYGSPGAARRWVLPPGESTHVTGEAVDVAPRAGAAWLQRNGYRYGLCRPFGNEWWHFESLTFPGTACPPRIPDASHRSGR; via the coding sequence ATGCGCGCGATGCTTCATGGACGACGAGCGGCGTTCGCGCTGTTCACGGCGCTGGCGGTGGCGGGGACAGCGGTCTCGGTACCGTCGGCGGCCGAGGCCGCGCCGCCGAAGGCCGGTGCGAACGTGCTCGGCATCCCGCTGGCCCCCGGCACCGCGGGCCTCACCCCGCGGCTCGCCGTCGGCTACTCCCTGGCCGCCAACGACGCGCACGCGGCGGGCGTGCCCCTGTACATCAACTCCGGCAAGCGCAGCCGCGCCGAACAGGAACGACTGTGGCGCGACGGGCTGCGGACCTACGGCAGCCCGGGCGCGGCACGCCGCTGGGTGCTGCCGCCGGGCGAGTCGACGCACGTCACCGGCGAGGCCGTCGACGTGGCGCCGCGGGCCGGGGCCGCCTGGCTGCAGCGCAACGGCTACCGCTACGGACTCTGCCGCCCGTTCGGCAACGAATGGTGGCACTTCGAGTCGCTGACCTTCCCGGGCACCGCGTGCCCACCGCGGATCCCGGACGCCTCCCACCGCTCGGGGCGCTGA